Proteins encoded by one window of Methylovirgula ligni:
- a CDS encoding transglycosylase SLT domain-containing protein, with the protein MIFEPSRHGATARAYVMAALLALVTLLILAPHAHAASRHHHWHHHWHHHHARHHHARHHHHRHAGVAHHRHRAAIAIDVKTGAVEPVRDPFSFLAGSLFRAPAPAALVFDHEVIRPAVRAIEGAARFASAGYVIVARRARDIGVPLPLAMSLTVQESGGNCHAHGPPDGRGVLQVEPGTARKDGFDPRKLFDCDYGAVAGLTEMKHLLDAEGGVTCRAISLYNGSEGYVDRRGGCTRYGRQVLARARKLEAIPDFEALVLQADWRPHGWHARRWHWRA; encoded by the coding sequence ATGATCTTTGAACCGTCTCGCCACGGCGCGACGGCGCGCGCCTATGTCATGGCGGCGCTGTTGGCCCTCGTCACGCTTCTCATCCTCGCCCCGCACGCCCATGCGGCCAGCCGCCACCACCATTGGCATCATCATTGGCATCACCATCATGCGCGTCACCATCATGCGCGTCACCATCACCATCGCCATGCCGGCGTGGCGCATCATCGTCACCGGGCTGCCATCGCCATCGACGTCAAAACAGGCGCGGTTGAGCCGGTTCGCGATCCTTTCAGCTTTCTGGCCGGTTCGCTTTTCAGGGCACCGGCGCCGGCCGCCCTTGTCTTCGATCACGAAGTGATCCGGCCTGCGGTTCGCGCCATCGAGGGCGCAGCCCGCTTTGCATCTGCGGGCTACGTTATCGTTGCGCGGCGGGCCCGTGACATCGGCGTGCCGCTGCCGCTCGCCATGTCGCTCACGGTGCAGGAATCAGGCGGCAATTGCCATGCGCACGGGCCGCCTGATGGCCGCGGCGTGTTGCAGGTCGAGCCCGGCACCGCGCGCAAAGACGGGTTTGATCCTCGTAAGCTCTTTGACTGCGATTATGGCGCGGTCGCCGGTCTTACCGAGATGAAGCATCTTCTCGATGCCGAAGGTGGCGTCACTTGCCGAGCGATCTCTCTCTACAACGGCAGCGAAGGCTATGTGGACCGCCGCGGCGGCTGCACCCGCTACGGCCGCCAGGTGCTCGCCCGCGCCCGGAAGCTTGAAGCCATTCCCGATTTCGAAGCGCTGGTCCTGCAGGCCGATTGGCGGCCGCACGGCTGGCACGCGCGACGCTGGCATTGGAGGGCGTGA